The Kitasatospora albolonga nucleotide sequence CTCCCAGTACCGGGGATGGATCAGCGTGGACGGCGCCTGCCCCGGGAGCCGCAGCCCGTCCGCCGCCCGGGCCCCCTCCCGTAGCTCCGACTCCCCCAGCGAGCGCAGTGCGGGCGCCCCGGCGCCGAGCCCCGGTTCCGCCACCTTCCGGGCCCCCGCCAGCAGGAAGCCCCACTCCTCCGGGGCCCGGCCCCCGGAGGAGCCGAGCCGGTCGGGGCTCGCGGTGAAGCCGGAGGGGTGGCCGGGGACGAGGTAGGGGCGGGTGCGCAGGCCCCCGGCCCGTACCGAGGCGTCCACCGTCCAGAAGGTGTGCGGGCGGACCACCGGCGGGCCCGCGTGCACCACGAGGCGGCCGCCCGGCGCCAGGGCCTCGGCGATCAGCCCGTAGAACTCGGCGGAGTACAGCTTCGTGCTGGCCGTGATCCCCGGGGCGGGCAGGTCGGAGATGACCACGTCGTAGCGGTGGCGGTCGGTCCGCAGCCAGGTGAACGCGTCCGCGCCGACGGCCGTGAGGCGCGGATCGCGGTAGGCGTTGCCGTTGAGCTCGGAGAGCGCGGGGTCGGTACGGGCCAGCCGGGTGACGGCGGGGTCGATCTCGACGACGGTGACCGAGCGGACGTCCCGGTAGCGGAGGACCTCGCGGGCGGCGAGCCCGTCGCCGCCGCCCAGGACGAGGACCCGGGCGCGGGGGCCGTTCATCGCGGGGTGGACGAGCGCCTCGTGGTAGCGGTGCTCGTCGCGGGCGCTGACCCGCAGCCGGCCGTCCAGGTAGAGGCCGAGCGAATCGCGGTCGGTGCCGGTCACGACGACCTCCTGCACCCCGGTCTGCACGGCGACCCGCACATGGTCCCCGTAGACCGCCCGGCGCGCCGCCCGCTCGAAGTCGTCCACCAGGAACGTGGCGGTGGCCAGGACCGCGATCACCGAGACGTTGACCAGCAGGAGGAGCCGCCGGGAACGGGGGGTGAGGTCGCGCCGGAACATCCACAGGACCAGCGCCCCGCCGGCGGCCGCGTTGACCGCTCCGGTGACGAGCGCGCCGGTCAGCTGCCCGAGCATCGGCAGCAGGAGGAAGGGAAAGGCCAGCCCGCCGACGAGCGCGCCCACGTAGTCGGCGGCGAAGAGGTCGGCGACCGCCTCGCCCGCGTCCTGCCGGTCGACGCTCTGGATCAGTGTCATCAGCAGCGGTATCTCCGCGCCGATGAGTACGCCGATGGCCAGCGAGAAGCCGACCAGGGCGTGCCGTGACTCGCCGAGCCAGGCGAACGACGCGTACAGCACGAGCGCCGAGGAGCCGCCGATCAGCGCGAGGGCCGCCTCGATCAGTCCGAAGCCGACGGCGGCGTGGCAGCGCAAACGTTTCGCGAGGAGGGAGCCGATGCCCATCGCGAAAACCATCACGGAGAGGACGACGGATGCCTGGGTGAC carries:
- a CDS encoding spermidine synthase, with product MIDHQVSLRGGAARLPVRPRTGRFLVLAAVFVCAACGLVYELELVALASYLIGDSVTQASVVLSVMVFAMGIGSLLAKRLRCHAAVGFGLIEAALALIGGSSALVLYASFAWLGESRHALVGFSLAIGVLIGAEIPLLMTLIQSVDRQDAGEAVADLFAADYVGALVGGLAFPFLLLPMLGQLTGALVTGAVNAAAGGALVLWMFRRDLTPRSRRLLLLVNVSVIAVLATATFLVDDFERAARRAVYGDHVRVAVQTGVQEVVVTGTDRDSLGLYLDGRLRVSARDEHRYHEALVHPAMNGPRARVLVLGGGDGLAAREVLRYRDVRSVTVVEIDPAVTRLARTDPALSELNGNAYRDPRLTAVGADAFTWLRTDRHRYDVVISDLPAPGITASTKLYSAEFYGLIAEALAPGGRLVVHAGPPVVRPHTFWTVDASVRAGGLRTRPYLVPGHPSGFTASPDRLGSSGGRAPEEWGFLLAGARKVAEPGLGAGAPALRSLGESELREGARAADGLRLPGQAPSTLIHPRYWEEA